The genomic DNA ACCGCAAGGGTCTTCTGGGCGATCGCCTAAACCGCTTGGCCCATTGTGTCCCAGGAAAATTATATTGTCACAGGCAGCACTTTTGACAACTTCTACTATTTTCTCGGTGGATTGTTCCAAGGTGCCGATACCGTACCTTTGCTTACAGATATCTGCAAATCTCCATTCTGAACCACCCCAGGTAAAAGGACGACCACCGACTACTGTTAAATTCCAATCTGGAAAATCTAACTTACTAAAGCCTACATGGGTAGATCCTAATAAGTCTAGTTGTGCTTGTACTCTGTCTTCTTTGGTGCGATCGTAGGGACATTTTTTGCGTCCCCATTCTGTGGCAGTGTACCAAGCATCATGGTTTCCCATCACTACTGCTTTGGGAATATCCAAGGATGCGATCGCTCTCACCACATCTACTGATTCATTCCCAAAATCTCCCACAAACAAAGCTAAGTCCACACCCAAATGTTTGAGTGCTATACCGTCTTCTACTTCCCATTGATCGTGAACATCGCCAATTACAGCAATTTTCAAGGTTGTTAATTGATTTTTCTGACTGGTCATGCCACTTTAAAAAGCCGTATATCTCCAGGATAAGGGACTTCCTAAAAAATAAACAATCGTTCTTGGGCATGGGGCATCGGGTATATTCACCAATCACCAGTCACCCATTTTTGGTGAAAACTACTATAATTAGATTATAAGGGGAAAAAACTTACACAAAGCAGTTACTAATTGTGTTTACAAATACCATAGCTCGACCACAAGCTACACTACCACTAGATTTATTTGCTGCCATTGAGGATCTGAAAAAAGAACTCAATGCGGTGATATTAGCTCATTACTATCAAGATCCAGATATACAAGATATTGCTGATTTTATTGGCGATTCTTTACAATTAGCAAGAGCCGCTGCCCAAACTAACGCAGATGTGATTGTGTTTGCCGGTGTTCACTTTATGGCGGAAACGGCAAAAATCCTCAATCCTGATAAATTGGTATTGTTGCCAGATTTAGATGCAGGTTGTTCTTTAGCTGATAGTTGTCCTCCTGATCAGTTTGCTGCATTTAAAGCTGCACATCCAGATCATTTAGTAATTTCTTATATTAACTGCTCTGCCGAAATTAAGGCCATGAGCGATATCATCTGCACCAGTTCCAATGCTGTGAAAATTGTGGAACAAATACCTGAAGATCAACCAATTATTTTTGCACCAGATCGGAATTTGGGCAGGTATGTAATGCAGCAAACTGGCCGGGATATGGTGTTATGGCAAGGTAGCTGTATTGTTCATGAAACTTTTTCTGAGCGGAAAATTGTCGAGTTAAAAACTATACATCCTGAAGCGGAGGCGATCGCCCACCCAGAATGTGAAACCAGTGTGTTACGTCACGCCAGTTATATTGGCTCTACCGCAGCTTTATTGAATTATTGTCAAACCAGCCCTAGTCAGGAGTTTATCGTGGCTACAGAGCCAGGAATCATCCACCAGATGCAAAAATTAGCTCCTGGTAAACACTTTATTCCTGCACCTCCTGAGAATAATTGCAACTGCAACGAATGTCCATTTATGCGGTTAAACACCTTAGAAAAATTGTATCTAGCAATGAAAAACCGCACCCCGGAAATTACTATGTCAGAAGATATCCGACTAGCAGCACTCAAACCTATGCAAAGGATGTTGGAAATGAGTGTTTAAGTAGGAGAACAAGGAGTCAGGAAAATAATAATAAATTTCTTCCTAATTCCCTATTCCCCACTCCTTTTCTCCGCTTCTTCTTCCGCTGTTTTACTGTATTCTTTATATAATTTTGTGCGAATTTGTGCCTCTTGATGGCGGGGGTGACTGGAGGGAACTTTATTCATTAAATCAGATGCTCTTTGCCAGGTAGCAGCTAACTCTAACCACTGAGTTCTTGTGATAGCAGTTTTTCCATTTGCAGAGGCTATGTTAGCTAATCTTACTGCCTCTGCAAAGCTATCATCACTGTTAGAGTTAGTCTGGCTTTTGTCTGTAGCAGATGATGATCTTTGTGATTGCAATTCGTTTTCTGTTGGCACAGAAGTGGATATTTGTATTGGTAAGAGATTGTTTAAGATTTTGACTAAACGGGTGTTACCCAATCCGTAGATGATGATGATTGTACATAAAATAGTTGAACCAATCATCAGTCTTTTAGTAGCTATTTGCTGTTTATTTTTGAGGTTTAATAAAGATAGAGATTGAGGTGAAATTGGTTTTCCTATTTTCAGGGAAAGGGATTTAAAATCCTGAATTAATTGTTGAAAAATACCGGGTTGAGATAAGATAATTTCCTGTGACCAAAGTAGTTGATTTTCACGGTCTCTGTTAATTTCTTCTAACCACAATAGTTGTTCTTCCCGCACAATACGACTATTAATATTAACCTTGCGAATATTGCGAGGTGCAATAGATTCTAATATTTGCTGGATCTTTTCTACTAGAATAGATTCCTCTAGTTGTTCTACTGTAGGAGCTTCACACAAAAGTTGTAAGACACCGTTAGCAAAAACTGCTCTGGTTCTGACACCGGAGGTAAGTAGCTTTTCGTTTAATATCTGAATAATGGCGGCAACACTGCCCTGATGAGCTTGCCCAGCGATATCATTAATTTTATCTGACATTGGATTTTGAGTTGTTGCTCTTGCACCCTGGACTGTTTCCTGACTCATGAATTTGGGGATTCTGTTGTTGGGATCTTGACCTAGTTTAAGATTTTATGGGTAAATTACAGAAGTTGCCAGATAAGTCATCTCTACATAGGATGAAAAGCCCAGAGTTGAAAGCAAAAAAACTTCCTGGTTATTTGAGCTTAGAATTAACTAAACCAACTAAAGTGTATTAATACGATTAGTTTTCTTTTTATTAATCTGCTGCACTAACTAAAGATACAAGATATTGATTTAGACTTACTCCTTCTCTTTTTGCACTTTCAGCTAAACGATGATGTAATGATTTAGGTAAGCGTAGCAGTAGTTTACCGCTATAGCTATCATCGGTACTGGGTAAAGGAATGTTATCTCCAGCTTCATAAGCAGTTTCTATCCACAATTCTCGCGCTTCATTGATATTTGTCATTGTTTCTTCTAGTGTTTCTCCTTGAGTGAGACAACCGGGTAATTCTTTGATTTGTGCTACATATCCCCCTTCTGCATCTGGGTAAAGGGTGACTGGATATTGAAAGTTTAAATAATATTCTAGGGATGGTTTTTCAATCTGCTTGTTCGTCTGGTTCAATGTTTTCATAATTATTAAAATATCTCATTCACATTAATATTCACATCAGGAAAAGCTAAAATTGATAAACTTTGATTTTTCCCTAACTTCTGCATATCTTGATAAATTCCCTGATGAGGATTTCGATATACTTCTATCACTTCCTGATTAACATCTATTAACCAAACTTCAGGAATATTAGCTTCTGCATATAAAGGAATTTTCACTTCCCGATCATATTTTACAGTTGTATCAGCAACTTCTATTAATAAAAAGATATCTTCTGGTTGAGGATGTGCATTTCTATAAAAATCAGGACGCGGTTTTAATAATGCTATATCTGGTTGTGGTTCAGAAATTTCATCTAATTCTACAGGATTTTGAGGTGCAAGCACTATTTGTTTTCCGAGTAGCTGAATGAGGAGATTAACTAATCTATTTACACATCCTGCGTGTCTTGTTCCAATCGGTGACATATCAATCATTTCCCCCCGAATTAATTCTACTCGATCATTTTCCGACAAAATACCAGATTCAGCCATTTTATGAAATTGCTTAACTGTAAATTGGTGTCTGATTAGTTGTAAAACCATTGTCACCTCTTTGGGGATTTTAATTGAGATGGATAAAGATAGGCAATTTATCAGAAATTATAACATTTTTTGTATGATGTCTTTTTTCAAAATTAGGAATTACCCACCCTACTTTGCGTCTTTGCGTCTTTGCGTGAGATATCAATCAAACTACAGCAACTTCAGGAATCACACCTTGCATTTTAGAAAAAATATCAATCAAAGTTTGCAATTGTTGTTCAACCTTAAACACTCCTAAACCTCTTGCTGTCACCTTACCTGGAGAATAAACAAAACGATTTTTCATCGTATCTGTTAACTTTTCTGCTAACAAATTCCAAGCAGGTTCTTCCATGGGAGTTTCTAAAACTATATGCTGTTTATTCTCTGGTTTAATCCTACTAAAGCCGATATTTTTTGCTAATTGTTTTAATTCCATAATCCGTAAAAGTTGATTAGCGGGAACAGGAATTGCACCATATCTATCAGTCCATTCTGCTGCTATTGCTTTTAATTCTGCTTTGGTTTTTGCTGTTGCTACTGCACGGTAAGCACTCATCTTTTGATCAAGATCAGTGATATAAGTAGAAGGAATAAATGCAGTGAGATTGAGGTCAATTTGGGTATCATCAACTGTGGGTATTTCTTGACCTCTAATTTCTCGAATTGCTTCCTCTAACATTTCCATGTACAAATCAAATCCTATCGCATCCATTTGACCAGATTGTTCTGCACCAAGCAAATTACCCACACCGCGAATTTCCATATCTCGCATTGCTAATTGATAACCTGAACCGAGTTGGGTAAATTCTTGAATTGCTCTTAATCTTTGTCGTGCTGCATCGGATAATTCTCTTTTTTTAGGATAGAATAACCAAGCGTGAGCTTGAATTCCAGCACGTCCTACCCGACCTCTTAATTGATATAATTGGGCTAAACCAAAACGATGGGCATCTTCAATTAAGATGGTGTTAACTCTGGGAATATCTAAACCAGATTCAATAATTGTCGTACAAACTAAGATATCTGCTTCATTATTACTGAAAGTCAGCATAGTTGATTCTAACTCACTTTCATTCATTTGACCGTGAGCGATCGCAAATCTTGCACCCGGTATCATTTCCCGTAAATTTGCAGTTATTTCTTCAATTCCTTCTACTCTGGGAACTACATAAAAAACCTGTCCACCCCGGTCTAATTCCTGTCTAATTGCACTTCTGACAATTTCTGGATTTAATGGTGCTAAATGGGTTTGTATTGGTCTTCTGGTTGGAGGGGGAGTAGTAATTAAACTCATTTCCCTAATTCCCGATAAAGACATATACAATGTTCTGGGAATAGGAGTTGCTGACAAAGTTAACACATCAACTTGAGTTTTTAAACTCTTGATTTTTTCCTTTTGGTTAACACCAAATCTCTGTTCTTCATCAATTACTAAAAGTCCTAAATCTTTAAAACTTACACCTTTTCCTAATAATTGTTGTGTACCTACAACTATATCTAATTCTCCCGTAGCTAGGCGTTTTTGAATATTGCGTTTTTCTTCTGCTGTGCGAAACCGATTTAATAAACCGACATGAATAGGATAAGGTGAAAACCGTTCTTTAATAGTGTGATAATGTTGCTGAGTTAAAATTGTCGTCGGGGCTAAAAGTGCTACTTGTTTACCTGCGGTGACAGCTTTAAAAATTGCCCTAATTGCTACTTCTGTTTTGCCAAAACCGACATCACCACAAACTAAACGATCCATTGGTCTTTCACTTTCCATATCCCGCTTCACATCTTGCACAGCTTTTAATTGATCTGTGGTAGGTTGATAGGGAAAAGAATCTTCCATTTCTTCCTGCCAAGGCATATCTTGGGGATAGGAAAAACCCTGTTGTTGAGAACGGGCAGCATATAATTTTAACAGATCAACTGCTAATTTTTTAATTGCTTTTCTAACTTTATTTTTGGTATTATCCCAAGCCTTACCCGTCATTTTATGTAATGCTGGGGGGTTATCTAAATTAGTTCTAAATCGGGATAAAGAACCAACTTGATCTGCGGCAACTCTTAACACGCCATCAGCATATTGAATCACTAAATAATCACGGGTTTCATTGTTAATTGTTAAACTTTCCAATTTAATAAATTTACCAATGCCATGGCTACGATGAACGACAAAATCACCTGGTCGTAATTTATTAGGATCAACTTGTTTAGAAGTGGCTTTTCTGCGTTTGCGAATGTAGCCAAAATTAGCTAGAGAATGTTGTCCATAAAATTCTCTATCGGTGACAATTACAATCCGATAGGAAGGTAAAATAAAACCTTCTAATTCTGCTAAACCAGAATATTTGAGAGCGACTGGTGTATGATTAATTTGTTGTTTATCAATAGCTTGATAATCACGGGGATTGGGGATAAACTGGGCAGGACAATCATGTTCTTGTAATAATGCTACAGAACGGGATGGTTGGGCGGAAATTAACCAAACGGCAAATTTTCTTTCCCTTTCTTGTCTGAGGGTTTCTGCTAATTTAGCAAATTGATGAGGTGTAACGGGTAAAGGTCTACTAGCTAAATTAGTACCGCTATTTTCTTCGGCTAATTCTGATAAATATAATGTGGGGAAATTACTAATTTCTGGCAAACATTCATCAAAATTCCGGTGATTTTTTGGTAATGTAAATGATAATTGATCACTGATAATAGACCATTGACTTTCAGCATTTTCTACCCAGCGATCGCTATGGGCATGACATTGTTCGACTTCATCAATAGCAACTAAAGTATTTGCGGGTAAATAATCTAAAATTGAAGCGGGTTTATTAAAAGCTAAACCTAAAAAACGTCTACTTCCTTCTAGTCCAGAATTTTCTAATGTTTCTGTATCTAATTCTAAGTCAGAAGTTAGTTTTGAAAATTCAGAATTATCTTTTAATGCAGCAGTAACAATAGGTGCAAAACTAGTGGGAGTTAGAGAAATTTGATTAACTTTATCTAAAGCCGAACGTTGGGTAGAAGGGTCAAATTCCCGAATTTGTTCAATATCATCACCAAACCATTCTAAACGGACTGGTAATTCTGAAGAAACGGGAAATACATCTACAATATCCCCTCTTCTACTCCATTGACCTTCAGTTTCTACTAGAGAAACCCGTTCATATCCTAAAATGGTAATTTTCTCGCTAAATTCATCTAAATCGTATTCCATCCCCTTGTTTAAAGTCAGACAGAAAGATTTAAATGCTGTTGGTGGTGGTAAATGTGGTTGTAATGCACCAACTGTAGCGATAACGGCTGTATTTTTTTTAGAGGCAGGATCACTAATTAAATCTGCTAAAACCTGCATTTGACCCCAATTTAACTCAGTTTCCGGGTCAAAAGGTTCATAGGGTGAGGCTTCCGAAGTGGGGTAAAAATGTACAGTATTCCATCCCATCGCTTCCATTTGGGCATAAACCCGTCCAGCTTCCTCTAGGGTGGCACAAATCACGCATAAATCCCGACTCTCATTATTGGCCAAGGCTGAGGTTACCAGACACTTAGGTAGACGGGAAATACCATTTAACCGCAGTTCTTGATTTTTTTTGAGTTTGGTGTTGAGTTCTGCGGTGAGAGGCGATCGCGCCAAAGCACGCACAATAGAAGAAAAAGCCATAATTGTTACTACAGTGAGAAGTCTTGAAAAGTGGGAAAATTTAGATTTTATTTATATATAGCAGGTGACAGGGAACAGGGAACAGGTGAGAGTGTAAAAGTCTTTTGGTATCTAGGTTTAGGATTGATTAATGTCCCTCATACTTTTCTCTTTGCTATATCCACTATTTTAAAAGTCAGTAGTTGTAGGGAACATGGGTGTAGAGTGTGGGGAAAAGTTAATTCTGACTCCTTCCTCTTGTTTTCCTACTGTCACCTGTCACCTGTCACCTATCCCGGATTTCTCCTGACTCTAAATAAAATGTCATCCATTACTATTGAAATTTTAATCATTTTAGGGCTGATTTTTGCTAACGGTGTCTTTTCTATGTCAGAAATGGCTATAGTTTCTGCCCGTAAGGTTAGATTACAGCAATTAGCTAACCAAGGAAATCTTAACGCCCAAGCTGCTTTACAACTAGCGGAATCTCCCAATCATTTTTTATCCCTTGTGCAAGTGGGGATTACACTAATTAATATTTTGAATGGTGTATTTGGTGGTGCTACCATTGCCCAAAGACTAGAAAAGTATGTTCAGTTAATTCCATTTTTAGCAAAATATAGTCAACCAATTGCCTTTAGTATAGTGGTTTTAGTGATTACCTATTTATCATTAATTATTGGTGAACTTGTACCCAAAAGGTTAGCTTTAAATAACCCAGAAAGAATTGCTGCAACCGTAGCTTTACCTATGAAAGCTTTAGCTGGTTTTATTTCCCCAGTATTGCATTTTTTAACTGTATCAACGGAAGCAGTAGTCAGAATTTTGGGAATTACACCTTCAGAAGAACCGCAAGTTACAGAGGAAGAAATCAAGATTTTAATTGAACAAGGTACAGAAGCGGGGACTTTTGAGGAAGCAGAACAGGATATGGTAGAAAGGGTATTTCGGTTAGGCGATCGCCCCGTTAGTTTTTTAATGAAACCAAGACCTGATATAGTTTGGTTAGACTTGGACGACTCCCCAGAAGAAAATCGTCGCAAAATGTTAGAAAGTCGCTATTCTCGTTATCCTGTTTGTCAAGAAGGACTTGATAATGTTTTAGGTGTTATTCCTGTCACCGATTTATTAGCTAGGAGTTTACGTCATGAACCTTTTGATTTAACAATAGGATTACGTCAACCCATATTTGTACCGGAAAGTACCAGAGGTTTAAAAGTATTAGAATTATTTAAACAAACCGTTACTCATATTGCTTTAGTAGTTGATGAATATGGAGTAATTCAAGGATTAATAACACTCAATGATATTATGAGTGAAATTGTCGGTGATGTTCCCCCAGAACCAGGACAGGAAGAACCTCAAGCAATACAACGAGAAGATGGTTCTTGGTTAGTAGATGGAATGTTACCCATAGAAGAATTTTTTAAACTTTTTGGGATGGAAGAAATAGATAGTGAGGAAATGGGTAATTTTCAAACTTTAGGTGGTTTAGTAATTACTCATTTTGGATGTATTCCCTCAGCAGCAGATTATTTTGAATGGCAAGAAATGAGAATTGAAGTCATGGATATGGATGGAAATAGGGTTGATAAAGTATTAGTTATTCCCAGGAAAAATAATTATGGGTAATAGTTTAATTTAAGTAATTAATAGGGTTTATAAAAAATGGCCGACTCTACAAAAAAATCATCAAGGATAATTTAAAACAATCTATCAGGAATTTTTTCAAACATCAAAAAGATCCCAATTATCAAGTATTGGATGATAATTTCCCACAGAAAGAAGAATACATTCTCTAATTGGAGGACTGGAAACAAGTCTAAAAACAACTCAACTTTTTTTGGCAACCCATAGCTAAAACTTTAGCAACATTAAATGGATTGGAAATTGTCACTGCAAATGTAGATTTAGCTGTCAAGTTTGTGTGTCCTGACAGTTATGTGAGCTATGATGTATCTCAATTTAAATAACTTTGCTTCTAGTCATTTCAATATTAATTTTTCCATTAAAATCAGGTATGGGTGCATGGGGCTTAATTACATTTACTTGTATTCGCTCAACAAGATCATATTGCAGAATAATAGTGTTGGTGATCGCACCTGCTAACCTCTCTAATAAATCAAACTTGGATGTTTTCACTAGGTTCTGCACAGAACTAATCACACTACGATAATCTAAGGTATCTGCAAGAGCATCAGTTTCAGCCACTTTAGTCAGATCCAGCCATAATTTTAAATCTACCTCAAACCATTGCCCCAAAGCCCTTTCTTCTGGTAGATAGCCAATGTAGCCATAACAGCGAATTCCAGTCAAGTAAATACAGTCCATGAAAAATTCAGATAAAAATTTTACATTTTAGATTTTAATGGGAATTGTCTTGTTCTCCCATCGAATTACTAACGGAATGCAAATTGTTTTCAATAATCTTAACCAACTTTGGTCTTATGTAATGACAGAAACCTTATTACGCTTGGGTTTAAGCTGTGCTGTCTTATGTCCCGGTTCTCGTTCTACTCCCCTGACTATGGCTTTTGCAAGACGAGTACCAGATATTGAAGCTATTTCTATTTTAGATGAGCGTTCCGCTGCTTTTTTTGCCTTGGGAAGAGCGAAAGCAATGGGAAAACCTGTAGTATTAGTTTGTACTTCAGGGACAGCGGTTGCAAATTTTTACCCTGCTGTAATTGAAGCCAAGGAAAGTCGCATACCATTATTAATCTTAACTACAGATAGACCAGCAGAATTGCGAGAGTGTCATTCCGGCCAAACTATTGATCAGGTAAAAATATACGGTAATTATCCCAATTGGCAAACTGAGTTAGCAACACCTGTAGTAGATCAGGAAATGTTAAATTATTTACGACAAACAGTAATTCATGCTTGGGAACGTTGTCAATTTCCTACAGCGGGAGTGGTACATTTAAATATACCTTTTCGTGACCCGCTTGTGCCTGTTCCAGATGGGACTGATTTTACATTAGAGTCTGAGGATTTTTTCTCTGGAATAACTCCTCAAAAATTGCCTATTATTAGTTATCAATTACCTCAAGAATGGCAAAAATATCAAAGAGGTATTATTATTGCTGGAGTAGCGCACCCCAAAAAACCTCAAGAATATTGTACAGCGATCGCTCGTCTCTCTCAAGTTCTACAATGGCCTGTTTTAGCTGAAGGACTTTCCCCAGTTAGAAATTATGCAGAATTGAATCCTAATTTAATTTCCACCTATGACATTATTTTACGTGATCAAAAAAATGCTGATGAATTAAGACCAGAAATAGTAATTCAGATCGGTGAAATGCCTACTAGCAAAGAATTACGCAACTGGTTAAAGGTTAGCAATCCTTTATCTTGGGTCATTGATAATTGCAGTCATAATTTAGATCCATTACATAATAAAACCACACATTTAAAAATAGATATTGAAGATTTAATCAATAAAACGGAAGCAATTGAAAATATTAATCAAGGAAATTACCTGGAAAAATGGTGTTATATAGAATCAAAAATTAGACAAAATATTGATGCTGTTTTTGCAAATACAGATGAATTAATTGAAAGTAAAGCTGCTTGGTTAATTTCTCACATTCTGCCTTCACAAACACCGATATTTATAGCTAATAGTATGCCAGTCAGGGATGTAGAATTTTTTTGGAAACCTAATAATTTAGGCATAAAATCCTATTTTAACCGTGGTGCAAATGGTATTGATGGTACTCTTTCTACCGCTTTGGGGATAGCACATACTCAAAAAAGTAGCGTGATGTTAACAGGAGATTTATCATTATTACATGATACAAATGGCTTTTTAATTAAAAATAAATTTATTGGACATTTAACAATTGTATTAATTAATAATAATGGTGGAGGAATTTTTGAAATGCTCCCTGTTGCTAAATTTGATCCACCTTTTGAAGAATTTTTTGCGACTCCACAAGATATTGATTTTGCTCAGTTATGTACTACTTATGGTGTGCAACATGAGTTAATTAAGTCTTGGAAACAGCTAGAAGAAAGATTACAAATTTTACCAATTCAAGGAATTAGAGTTCTAGAAATTAGAACAAACAGAAAAAGAGATGCTCAATGGAGAAAAGAATATTTAGGAAAGTTTGCTAATGATTTATAAGCATTTAATAGACCTATGAAAATAGGGACTAAAATTTATCTTTCATGCTGCGAATTTTCGCAAATGTTTGTACTGGATCAGTCGTTTGTGCTATTCGTTGTAATGATGGTTGATCCCAACGTAAAAAAGGATTAGTCTTTTTTTCTAGACCTAGTAAAGAAGGGACTGTAGATTCTTGATTTTGACGCATAGCTATTACTTCAGAAAAGCGCTTTTGTAATTCCTGGTTTTGACTATCAACTGTTAATGCAAAACGTAAATTCTTTAAAGTGTATTCATGGGCGCACCAGATGCGAGTATGATCAGGTAAAGATCGAAGTTTACTTAAAGAATTTACCATTTGGGCGGGTGTACCTTCAAACAAACGACCACAACCACCAGCAAAGATAGTATCTCCACAGAATAGCTCACCTATCTCACCTGGTGTTACTGGTGGAAAATAGTAAGCAATGTGAGCGCGTGTATGTCCAGGAACAAAAAATACTTCAGCTGTACGGTTAGCAAATTCTACGCGATCGCCATGTTGTAAAAATACCTGCTGTCCAGGAATTCTACCTTTGTCTTCAATTCCTGCATATACCTTTAATTGAGGGAATTTTTGCGCTAATTTCTGATTAGCACCTATATGGTCATGATGATGGTGTGTGTTAAAAATTGCAACTAATTCAGCATCTAAGCGTTTCAATTCCGCTATAACTGGTTCAGACTCTGCTGGATCAACAACAGCAGCAATCTTGTTCTGAGAATCGGATAGCAGAAATATATAGTTATCTGAAAGTGCTGACAGACGAATTACTTGCATTACTTTTACCTCTACATATTTTATGTATGTATATATAGTAATCCTATTTGAGTTATGAACTGGTTTTGGAAACCAACCACAGAGAACACAGAGGTAGGAAAATCAGAAATGTTCATATTTTATTTAGGATTGCTATATTTAGCATTAACATAAATTAGCAATTATCTCTGATATGATACTAGCCATTTTATCTACGCTATACAATTCTATACATCTTTGTCTAGCTTGTTTGCCTTTTTCCTGAGCTTTGTCAAAGTTCTCAAATATCCATTGAATTTTTGTCGCAATTTGCTCTGGCGATTCAGGATTAACAACATAACCTGTATCACCTAAAATTTCTGCAATATCACCAACATAAGTAGATAAAATAGGCTTGGCCATTGCCATACCATCAGTCAGTTTAATGGGAAACTGGGCTTGGGCTGTTAATGTATTTCGCTGGGGAACAACTACCAGATGAGCAGCGGCAACAATTTCTGGCATTTTTTCAGCGGGAAATTGAGGTAGCCGAATAATCCAACGTTCCCATTTTGCCATCAACTGTTCAATATAACCATCACCAATATCTCTACCACCAACAATAACTAATTTGATATCGGGTTGATTGATGATTTCCAAAGCTGTCAAGATGTCTTCCAGTCCTTTATGAGGTCTTGCTGTCCCTGGAAACATTAATACTCGATATTGGGAAAGACCGTAAATTTTCCTACTCACAGATGGATCGTATTTATTGGGATCAAATAAATTTGTATCCTTGCCATTGGGCAGATAGATACCACCAAAGCGGTTTTGTAAAAACTTAGTATCTACTGTAATTGCATGGGCGCGATTGATAAACTTTTCCATCCACTTTAAATACAAAGGATGCTCTGGATATCTTAATGCACCATCACTTTTAAGAATATCTCTAGCTAAAGCTTTGGGTGTAGGATTATATTTCAAATTATTGCCCCCATACCAACTTAATTCCCAATCATCAATATCTAAGATTACTGGACACCTAGTTTGTAAATTTCTTAATAAAGCAACACCAAAACTTGTTGGTCTTGGTTTAACTGCATATACAATATCACCATCAATATTTTTCAATAGTTTACTTACAGAGGATAATACTTGGGGGTATTTATACCCTGGCACAGATATTACTTCTAAATTAGCAGGTGGAACTGGATAGATTTTTTCTCCAAAAATGAATCCCAATACTTTAACGTTACAACCTAATTTTTGCAGTACCTGTGCTAGTAAATAGGCTCTTGTTGCTCCACCTCCAGAAAAATCAGGTGTGAGGATTGAAACATTAAAATTTTTCATTATTTATCTGAAATTAATAATTAGGTTTCGATTGATATTAGATGAAATGATGTTTATAAAGTCAAATACAGACTAATTTACAAATTATCAGTGTTTGTTTTAGCATAGGCTGAATGTTAGCATTTGATGAGTTATCTTGTCTTGTATTCTATCCATAGACTCTTACTCAATTCTCGGTTTTTACCAGAATGGTTTAGTATGAATTGTATATCTAATACAAGTCTTCTCTAGCTAGATTACTGTTGCTG from Okeanomitos corallinicola TIOX110 includes the following:
- a CDS encoding type II toxin-antitoxin system HicB family antitoxin translates to MKTLNQTNKQIEKPSLEYYLNFQYPVTLYPDAEGGYVAQIKELPGCLTQGETLEETMTNINEARELWIETAYEAGDNIPLPSTDDSYSGKLLLRLPKSLHHRLAESAKREGVSLNQYLVSLVSAAD
- a CDS encoding Uma2 family endonuclease, which encodes MVLQLIRHQFTVKQFHKMAESGILSENDRVELIRGEMIDMSPIGTRHAGCVNRLVNLLIQLLGKQIVLAPQNPVELDEISEPQPDIALLKPRPDFYRNAHPQPEDIFLLIEVADTTVKYDREVKIPLYAEANIPEVWLIDVNQEVIEVYRNPHQGIYQDMQKLGKNQSLSILAFPDVNINVNEIF
- a CDS encoding TIGR04168 family protein — its product is MTSQKNQLTTLKIAVIGDVHDQWEVEDGIALKHLGVDLALFVGDFGNESVDVVRAIASLDIPKAVVMGNHDAWYTATEWGRKKCPYDRTKEDRVQAQLDLLGSTHVGFSKLDFPDWNLTVVGGRPFTWGGSEWRFADICKQRYGIGTLEQSTEKIVEVVKSAACDNIIFLGHNGPSGLGDRPEDPCGKDWHPIGGDFGDPDLAAAISQTLTMNKNVALVTFGHMHRNLRHTKKVFRKAIVTSPEGTIYLNAANVPRIIEKDGVKLRNLSLATLESGVLQKASLVWVDSNYKIVTEEIFYNSSPSAVTIL
- the nadA gene encoding quinolinate synthase NadA; protein product: MFTNTIARPQATLPLDLFAAIEDLKKELNAVILAHYYQDPDIQDIADFIGDSLQLARAAAQTNADVIVFAGVHFMAETAKILNPDKLVLLPDLDAGCSLADSCPPDQFAAFKAAHPDHLVISYINCSAEIKAMSDIICTSSNAVKIVEQIPEDQPIIFAPDRNLGRYVMQQTGRDMVLWQGSCIVHETFSERKIVELKTIHPEAEAIAHPECETSVLRHASYIGSTAALLNYCQTSPSQEFIVATEPGIIHQMQKLAPGKHFIPAPPENNCNCNECPFMRLNTLEKLYLAMKNRTPEITMSEDIRLAALKPMQRMLEMSV